GTATCTGTTGTACCTAACGTAATTGTATTTATACTTTGTACTTTGTGTACATAGTCATTTGGTTTTCTAGAATACATTGTATTATTTTCCTCTGCATATGACTCAGTACATTCTTGTGCAGATTCAACTTCGataactttcatatttaaattttcattttcgttattaTTCTTCTGCAGATTCAAGCTTCTGAATTCATCCATGCATTTACCTTCCATAGTTTCAACagttttattatcatttatacaCACTGAATGATTATTCGAATTACCATTAATATGTTCTTTCACTGTGTCTGACATGTTATCTTTAATGGAATTTATAGAACATATGTTGTTGTCAATGGTATGTACTGACATTTCTTCTTCATCAAATGTAGGTATAGGAGACATGGGTCTAGATGGCCtgataaaaaatttttttttatgtttcataaaattctatattttgatgaaattttaattaaatattcagtcATTTAATTACCTAACATATGCAGCTTGTTGTAGACCATTTTCAATCATACCAGGAAATAGTGAAAGTAATGTCAATATTGCTACACATAATGGTTGTACTGGTGACTGATAAAACACTATTTTTTTCTCTAATagaagtaatttaaataataaaataactttatgacGAAACTGCAAAATTAAATCTCTTGCAGATAACCctacaaaaattaatgtatgtatataatacaaaGTATTTATTTGTACCTTGCTTTCTAGAGTTTAATTATCAAAGTAGACTTAgttgtaattattgtataattaccAACAAATACTTGAGGTGGTATTTGACTTTCACTACTCATACAAGAATTAAGGTGATGATAAGTATCTTCTAATAATGATACTTTACTGAAGTCACCTTCTTCAAAATAAGCATGTGTTATTAATGCCATTTTAACTTGAATGTGACCATACAATGGTAATGTACTTAGTACACAAACAGATTTTTGAACTGTTCCTCTGGTTATATCAGAAGTgcgattttttaatttctgaaaaatcattgttactattatcgttattaattgttcaaatatatagtatatttaattttccatgtTTAAAATATGtctcattttgaaaaataaaaattattacacaaggaatattataaaaaaatgaataaaaaattatttatttccaaatatttattaataaatattaatacataggaccccaaaaaatataatttgtcaCTTATGCTTTGAAGATGACATCATGCAACTGATTTGCATTCAATTGTAGACATTCTtgtaaattaaaagttaataccgccatattaacaaaaaaatcacTGTTATTTTAAAATCGCCTGTGtatattctttgaaaatatatatgttgTTTCCAATTCGTTAACTAAATCTTATAACAATTTAGAAAGTTTTGCATTCTAAGCATGTCTTACCATCTCTTAGCATGTATTGAGACATTTTATGATTTTCAATTATagcaaaaaattattcaaagctGCATCCAGATTATAACGTGTAAGtccaacatttttatattagtaaacaaatattttttctgtaaatattgtattttttaaattaaaagtaatatatacgATTGAAAGATGTTTatcataaaagtataaaaaatatttaaattttaaataatgtgtCCATTATTTTTGAGACATGTCATGTACATGagacatttcatttaaaaacataGATAATTATACAGGAAAGGGTGCCATCTACCAATTCTAATGAGATTGAAATATGTTATCGGGAGCATATTTCTAAATAACTTTTTCATATACATGTTACTGTTGCTCGGTTTCAATTTTCaagatatttacaaaaatatattcaatgctATATCATAATTTCGACGTATCTAATCTTTGTATGTTTTTTAAGTtggtaaacattttattatcataAGTAAGTTTctccgaaataaaaattctgggTGGACCTGTTGTACTACGCCTGCACCGCACTGATTTTGGAATATATTGTTGGggacatgattttgaacaattttttctattatatattgcTTGCGAAAGACTTTAGTTTCCAAActagttaagaaaaatttttgCTACTACTACACTGAATTCTGTATTTATGAGTGCGTCCGTAAGAGCTACGAGTGTAACCGCACGTTTGTCGCTTCGGCGAGGCACTATAGGGTATTTATCTCCCAAATGCGATACGAAACATTTTACGAATGAAATCGTGTGTATAAAGCTTATTTAGTAGAATTTGGTGTTCCGTTTGGTATCACTGAGAAGAGCAAAGCCTAACCTTTActaaaaaataagaattgtCTGCTACTAGCTGCAATTGTGATAATTATTGGAAATTCTAtttggtataaataaaaattgctgcACCGACCACAGTTGCAGATAATATGCATGTAATGCTTGTTCAGTATCACAGAATGGATCGTTCCCTTTCCATTAATATCAAAAGTAGCTGCCACAGTTGCGAATAATAACACTTAATTCTTATACAGTATTAAAGACTAGGCCTTCCTCTTTCCAATGATACCAAATTCAAATCTGAACTTTGCTATATAAATAAgtcttaaaattcaaatatcccGAACCCATGTAAATACCGCAGGACGCTTCGCGAgcgtcattttaaataaaaattgccaTAGCTACTCCAGTAGCAACTATTTAGTTACAGCCAATTTTCGTCTTTTCTTTTATCAACAGCCGGGCTTTGCGATATTTATGATATCGACATGAAATTTGGTAATATTCAAATACATACATTGTACACTTACTCTTacttggaattatttaaattgtaaaagcaATAAGGttacaattgattattttagtatttaatcTTTTCAGGGTTGTCTTTTTTAAAGCTGTTTAGTggtgttaataattaacaaatatgaaaaaaatctGTATACTTTTTGTAAAAAACTGTAAAAGAGTATACTTTCTTACAGCCCTTGATCTTATTAGGTTACGCGTACTTCTCCCAATAAAAGTtacattaatattgaaatgtattttgagcaattatacagtaaatgcgccccccccccccaaaaaATTTCCTCACCTATTTGTATTGATATCCATTATTTGAGagcaattaatttctatatgtaCGAGGCAAGGTATGAAACTGTTGCGATTGAGtcaaaaattttataaaggagtttgaaactgttatatatcagTGTTCACTGAAGCAGTTATGGAGAactgaaataaagtcataactgttattacaGTAGGCCTCTCACGTCTTGATTGACTACCATCAAGCTGAAAAGTCATAGGGACAAGAAGAGTCTGCTTCGGTTTTCACACGCCAATCGCTGGTATTGGTCGATACTGTATAACGAAGAATATAGTCGGAACAAAATGCAACAGAGTGAGATGTGACGAACATTAGCATTAGATTTTGATTTGACAAGGTAGCGACTTCTTATGTTTACGGAATCCTGGAAATACGAAAGTTCAACTACTATGTTTCTTGAAAGGACCGAGGTAGAACATGTGACCGATTTtctttgcccctgtgcactttcagCTTGTGGGTAGTCGGCTAAGACGTAAGAGCTGCACTGTAATGAACAGTTATGACTCTATTTCGGTTCTTTATAAATGTTTTAGGAACCGGAActgatatcataactgtttttaACCTTTGGTTCAGACACGGAAAGTTTCGATTCAGACCACCAGCAACACCGTCGCTTTTTAGCTTACACTCAGAAAGGAAggttttacaaatttaaattttgacGTCTAAAAGTTGTGAATTTTAACTATTTTTACCGTTGTAAACTATGTACTACAACAAGTGTAAACTAGTCTGTATTCATAGTATGATATTGTAACCAgcgttttttaatttattttgctcTGCGACTATTTGTTTGAAATGATTTCACGGCCCAAATATATGTAACATAGAATGCTTAAGAACTTGATGGACTGTAAGCatattatataaagaattaaaattatacaataacttTTACATGTGCAATGTAATATCCAGTACAGTTTTTATTCGAGTGATTTAGATGTATTTGTCATAagcgtaataatataatttctcattttttaaatttacacaAATTTTATAGAACGTTTTATAAAAGCTTTGTGTCATGAAATCTTTTATTACCATTTCGtggcaaataaaaaatttaacgtAATTTACGACTGTCGGCCCGTTCTTATATTCCGGCATGCGGCAGTTGCTATTCAAATATGTTCTGATAAAAAATAGTTGCCGTTCCGGTATGTTCCACCAACTTCATTTGCTGTCGGATGTTTGAAGCACAATGTACTATCTGAACGGATACGGAACGCTATGTAAGTATAAATGGTCCCATCTTATTACCCACAAGAATGTTTAATTGAACTGATACGTTACATATCTGAACAAATAGTATAAATGCACCTTAACAATAAAACATCCTTCAGATTACcgaatttacaattataatattcacaatattcaatttcataaattaaGTTATTATAAATTCGATCACTTAAGGGTTATTTAGTtcttgaaacaaaaatatttttgtgagtACCTTGAAATCTTAGGCCGTACAgtggtaatatatatatatggaaaAGTTGTTCATAATCATGTTTTCCACAACATATCTCAACCTCATTGAAATCCATGAATGGTATCCCTTCTTGTATAATTACCAAgtgcaatattattctttttatatttttatgaaggaACACTATACTTAAATTTGAAGTAGagtttgaaatcaatttttaatttaataaaaatattattagaacCATATTCAATCtaaaagtacaaaaatattctttttataatacataataaataaactgtgaatttttatcccaataaaaatgtttatgtattaatttacaAACAGTGCAATCAGACAAAATTTAGAAACTGCtttaagtttcaataaaaatgtttattttattgtttcatagatTTGAAATACTTTAAATGGacaaaatccacagtctaataATAAGTCAAGGTTCATAAataagaagtatataaaaagagtagaagattaatttaaatattgtgaacttataaattaaatattattataagtataaGTACTTTAAGTATTTAAggataattattaaaactttaacAATTAAATCATCTTCGTACATTTTTTCTAGATAGaacaagaaattaaaattatttcgtgataatttattgattacAAAAATCGAACTAATACGAATACATAACAGTAACTATGTTAATGACATAAATGCAATGTATGAgaattatcagttttatgttactgatgtaaaatttatttcagtgactctaaaattccaatttttttttaaactttgccCGTTTGTAGAACACCACAATAAAAGTATTAGGCAGTTGTTTCGGCTCAATATCgtttcttcaaaaattgaatgttttattacagtttataatattgattaaattaatcaaacttTTGGTCAGATAAAAGGTTCTCCAccatgtttattataaaaaattttgaattttctgtcTCATCGAGTAATATGCAGAATAAATGCAGATAAATAGTTTGAATATGTCAAACATGTTAGATAATGTGATGTTTAGATCATTTTATATGATACGTGCTTCGTGCACGCTTGACGTTCCACTCTGAACGATGTGTTATCGGTTATCAAGTATATGTACAAATCTTTGGTATATTTCCGGTATACGACATAAAATAATACTgacatgtaataattattagtaataatttaatttatagacTATGCTTCATTCtttggtttgatatagtattttaCGTTTATTTACTAATACAATGATGTTTCGGAATTTTGGTGGTGATAATTATaggtgataataataattattctgtaCTGTAGTTAAGTTACTACATATTCGTTATCACAAACAGTGATTACATAtctattacaaaaattagaCAGATAAAATCAGAGAATGACATCAGTATATTGATGACTGTGTTAGAAGTTTTCATTATGAACATTTTATCAGAATATCTAAGAAGATCAATATGTTTATGACATGTATCTGTATTTATTCTACATACCTCCTGATCGgtcaaaaaattacaaattttttataatcaGAATGATGAgagatcttttatttaaatgaaaaattttaattaatttaatagcaTCATCTTATAAAacacgaaaaaatattaaatttttgtaataaacaatttttccatATCTACCatagtttcaaaaatatacaaaaagataTATTGGTAGCTATTTCTATTTACAGGGTGATTTCACTCTCAAGAAccgaaattgaatagaaaaaaattgtccAATACTTGTTTTGTAATCTTCTGTAAACCTGCAAAGCTTAAAGAGATCAGAATTTTCAATTCACTGAAGTTCTTGTCTTGTAAGCTACACTACTCATTTAACCAACTTTCAGTCCAAGCGACTTAAcaaagaaagtaattttaactATCATTTTCCTTCCAATAAAGATATTGATTTAAAGTTTGTTGTATTATATTTcccttttacttttaatttcgtGTGACAGaagtaaaaaattatcaaaataaaagtttttaataactGAAGAGTTAACACTTGAGCAACCAATTGGAGacacattttcaattttctattttcaattgtactttatttctactaaatttGTCATAAATTGTCCtacatttgatatttattgaaaattcttttaaaaaatcctaatgcaaaatataaataagttaatacaaaatacaaatcttAGATTATTTGCAGATGGTCTCAGATTTATATGCCATCTTAATCACATACAGAGATTTCTGGTGTTATTTGTAAGGAGGTTCATGAAAGTAACTATCCGTTAATATATATAATGGCATGTTACACTGATACCTTCTAGTTGTACTTTTCTAGCTGCTGTATGACTAGTTCCAATTACTCAGAGGAAGGAATCTTACTAATAAGGGAGCAGTATCATTGAAATCATGCCATAGCTGTCTAGTTCTTTAGCTAAAGAGGTCAAAATATTGGGCAAACTAAACTCTTCAAATTATAACTGTATCAGTAACTTCTATTTCATCATTGTCAGGTAAAAATTTTCATCTAAACAACTTACTCTAGTAATTCAATTCCATTGTAAATTCATTTATCCTCCAGCCACTTTTCCGCTTACTAGCAATTAGTTCTTGATcattttcataagaaattactttaaaagtcaaatatatcAACATATTGTTCAgatctattaaaaataagaatactcAATTTTagaagtaattataaaataaagctcACAATTGCAACCTATTGAGTGAAGGATCATTTATGTAGAAGTAGTGTGTTATTTTCTTTATCAATATAAAGATTTAGAGAAGAAAAATCTTGTACAATAGTCATATATATGGAGAAAATCAGCTTCAATTGGTTGCTTCATTTAGTGCTAACTTCGTAAAACTTTAGTTTAAgctgtaaatttatttaaagcatTGTCACAAAATGAATGTATCATTTAAATTACGtaagtattttttattaataataaaaatatgattatttatttataatttgatttgacTTATTATAAAGCATTCTTATATTTTGTTCTTAagttatatgaatataaaatggTAATAAGTACacaatgataaatattattatagtacaaaaaaatctacaaaatttctatacataatagtaaatataaaagctaatagaaattattaaactcatgagatatctatataaaattcatatttattgtgTAACATTTCTGTAAATGtccttttaattttatataaattactttttaaaatcaGCAATAATTTAGATATTGTGTctataatgattaaaaacacaaatgaaattgttttttatatgctaatgttacaaaaataaatgtagaaaaatggGATTATATTAAAAGGTTAcctattaagaattttattaccTCAACTGGAATTTGTCTAAAGCATGAAATACCATATATTGTGCGTTTTGCATCATTTAAGCTaggtaaatgaaaatatactgtATCTTCATCGTAATTGTGAGATCCATCTGGTAAAGCTAAGGTTGGTAAATATTTCCAACCTAATGGACATTCATTTGGAGCCCCTGGCACCAACGAAGGAAATGAATATTCGACctaataaaaagttataaatataaatatattattttattgtaataaatttaatatttattgtgtatactttatgtttcaatatttttaatcattatacgtatatatatcaAAAAAGTAAATGTTCTTTATTAAAtccaatattatttcattatttacaatggAATATTTAAAGTTTAAGTAAGTTGTTGttaacatttataaatgttattatatgtgtatatttatttatttatttatttattgtaattaataattacagtatatagacaattaaaaacttcaaacatgatattttaaaaaattgacagTGTAATAGTTTCTTACAGGGAATGCATATACACGAATTATAAAAGGAcagtcaatattttttatacgcgaataataaaataatgatagcGGCTTACCTGACATCCTTTTTTATGATGAAATCCGATGACAATCACATGAAGTATTGGTCCAACAGATTCTGCCATATTTTCACAATGTATATTgggtaaaatttatatatagtgTATCGTCTAATAAccgtattaatttatttctttcattttaaacgAGTAAAAATATATCCCTTTACAAATACTCGAACTAACAATAAACGTTTAGTTTGACATGCGCTTAAAATCCACCATATTAGTTCCAAGCCTACCAACTAATCAGTCTGCTATGCCTGACTTTAAATTTGTTACACCCCTGAATGAGGCATTACAGACACAAGTGTTTATCTCCTGCAGAACACCAcaaaaagtaacatttttacttATACTATgatatgttatttaatttactaataatCAACTAATTTTgtatgttaaattatttatattatattccatttaaatttcaaacatttacgCTTGCTTTTTTAGTATTCTATCAATTAATAGTTTGTTTttgcaattctttttttttcattagttAATATCCTGCGATCTGTTAATAGTTCTTTTACCCAATACTGGTCACTTATTTGTGTCTAGTCgcataacaattaaataatattaaaccaaCAATATATCAATTTGAGGAGCTTTCGTCTAACCTCATTGATTACTacgtaataatttaatgattgtAGCAAGAATAGAAGCTGTAATGCAATGCGCTTATTTTTTCAACATAAAGTAAATTCATGTTAAAATTCGTGTTTGTAATatactgtaatattttattcggagTTTTATAATTAGActtaaaacaaatgaataattatagaacAATGACATCTTTCAAAAACTAGTAAATTAAATGTACAGTAGTTGTGAATAACTTCTAGAACTTAAGgaataaatttcagtttactttataaagattatacttcagtattttataaattcattattacaataaatcGTGTTTGGACCAATTAAATGCAATGAATTAATTGTCTCATTCAAATGTCATTGATATTTACTAAAATCTGTATACATTCTTTTTCCGAAAGTTTCTAAGGCGACAGTTCTTTGGTCGAAACGATGTTTCTTGATGCAATAACAAagacaaatattcatttactgAACAATTGTAAATAAAGATTAATGACAATTTATAGTAATGTTATCAATTCTTCTGTGTACCACCACAGATCAGGTATAAGAGTAGACTTAACAAGCAATGTAAAATCACAGATGGGGTATAAGGATAGATcacagacgaggtataggatagacatAACAAGCAATGTAAAATCACAGATGGGGTATAAGGATAGATcacagacgaggtataggatagacataacaagcaatgtaaaattttgtcacacgCTTTCTGGGGTCCTAAGACCCTCTTACCATTTTCATGTCACGCCCTGTTATATCGACTTAGACTGGTTTTGCGTGACAGCGTTACAAATAATAGGAATTAGAATCCAAAATATTGAACACGGACCTGAATTACGTAAGTACAACTATATATAATGTACTTTTTTGATGACTGTTTTGAAATACCGACATCCATAAAAGTGCCCGTATGCATTAACGGACTGTACCTGAATCGAACGGTCACCTACTGAATTACACTCAGTCAAAAAAATTCTGTACATCccagaaaaatgtattaaacgttgcatattttttaaagaagaggtcaaaaataaataattttgacatatttatatagaaaaatataatacttattattggtaacaaaaagaaacatataCATAAAACTTGATTAAACACGTCTCCGTACTAAGAAATTTACTaactgtaattttgtaattaatagtgGGTCAGTCTTCctttcagtttaataatttctcgcagCTTTTTTTGACATACtaattttttagtaaaattaaGTTGAATATTATTCTACTTAAGTATAATTTTGGATTTTAAATCTTCTTTATTtctaacatttcaattttcaatttatttcactcccttcaattttctgtttatttcacTCCATAAATGCTCAATAGGATTCACGTTAGGTGACAATGGGTGGTCTGTTACCGACTCTTAATCGGTAATCGACCGTTACCCTGTTACCAACTGTCGACTTGATACCAGTTGTTGCTTGGATATCCTTTGTCGATTGGTTACCAATTGCTGTTCCTGTTCCGTTAACAGCATCGTATTGTTTCTGGCAACGAACGTTGGTAGGTTGGTAGCGCTAGCAGCAGTTTGCGGCAAAATTTGAATCATTTGTCGTAACGCATTACTACCACCGCTACCTCGGTGTTGTTTTTCTGCCGTCTTTGACGTCCCGTAGTCTTGATCAGCT
This portion of the Nomia melanderi isolate GNS246 chromosome 11, iyNomMela1, whole genome shotgun sequence genome encodes:
- the LOC116435210 gene encoding late secretory pathway protein AVL9 homolog isoform X1, with amino-acid sequence MAESVGPILHVIVIGFHHKKGCQVEYSFPSLVPGAPNECPLGWKYLPTLALPDGSHNYDEDTVYFHLPSLNDAKRTIYGISCFRQIPVEKLKNRTSDITRGTVQKSVCVLSTLPLYGHIQVKMALITHAYFEEGDFSKVSLLEDTYHHLNSCMSSESQIPPQVFVGLSARDLILQFRHKVILLFKLLLLEKKIVFYQSPVQPLCVAILTLLSLFPGMIENGLQQAAYVRPSRPMSPIPTFDEEEMSVHTIDNNICSINSIKDNMSDTVKEHINGNSNNHSVCINDNKTVETMEGKCMDEFRSLNLQKNNNENENLNMKVIEVESAQECTESYAEENNTMYSRKPNDYVHKVQSINTITLGTTDTDNTLPRDTSNDALSDARLTNNITQIAHINPELCGLPLNLFTKGYLCLPYLSLPYLDLLADVNVRGYIVGVTNVLFKQKKQLIDVLVEVESMRIETTDPELRRQLHLTTEDLRFADYIVRHVAEPRKDIFLDGVGWEGGDEWIRTQFRVYLLSMLRTSMQQDTRQSDHYNSAFITAWRTTNNYKMWCTSNKPEINNIEPGHPFAGQLSVQDMKLRLSHTMQNTESGRKLNQAMASTGRAVATTGKAVGGALSQAKGAFSNWWSTLTTVQPIEEGKADNQTPNIHQTFSNITNKTTIQDEEMNVSTNNTSLEVVVD